DNA from Candidatus Eisenbacteria bacterium:
GTCGCGGGACTACCTCCATGTCGCGATCCTCGACGTCGATTATCACCACGGAAATGGAACGCAGGCGATCTTCTACCACCGTTCCGACGTGCTCACGGTCAGCGTCCACGGGGATCCTCGTACCGAGTATCCGTTCTTCCTCGGCCACTCCGACGAAACCGGCGAGGACGATGGCGACGGGTTCAATTTGAACCTGCCGCTCCCGGCGGGAACACCGACCGGAGAGTGGTTCGAAGCGCTCGACTTCGCTCGCGACCGGATCCGGCACCATCGTCCGAACGCGCTCGTGGTCTCGCTGGGACTGGACACCTACGAAAAGGACCCGATCTCGACCTTCAAGCTCCGGAGCGTGGACTTCACGCTCCTGGGCGAACGCGTGGCGGAGCTCGACCTCCCGACCGTGTTCGTGCTCGAGGGCGGCTACGCGACCGAGGAGCTGGGCGTGAACGCGTGCAACGTGCTCGAGGGCTTCGAGGCCCGATGAGCGTCCGGCGGGTCGTCGTGACCGGAGGGCCGGGCGCCGGGAAGACGGTGTTGCTCGACGAGCTGGCGCGCCGGGGTTACCCGTACGCGCCGGAGTCGGCGCGCACGATCATCCGGGAGCGGCTCGCGCGAGGGCTGCCGCCGAGACCCGATCCCGGCGAGTTCGCCTACGAGATCCTGGGTCGCGACATCGAGCAGTACCGAGCGGCCGGGGAGCGCAGCGGCCGCGCGGGACAGGGCGGCCCGGAGCGCGAGATCTACTTCTTCGATCGGAGCATCCTCGACGCCCTCGGCATGCTCGACCAGCTCGGCCTCCTCTCCGCCCGCGAGCGGGACCGCCACCTGACCGAGTACCCCTATCATCCCCGGGCTTTCATCCTTCCACCCTGGGAAGCGATCTATCAGGTCGACTCCGAGCGCGACCAGACCTTCGCGGAGTCCGTGCGGGTTCACGACTCCCTGCGCCAGTGGTACGTTCGCTGCGGATACGAGATCGTCTCCGTCCCTCCCGGTCCGGTCGCGGACCGGTGCGATCTCGTGCTGAAGGCCCTCGAGCCCGGTATCGCTCCTCGGAGAACCCGATGATCCGTTTCTTCGCCGTGGTCGTTCTTTCGCTCGTCTTTTCCGGCATCGCTGCGGCACAGCATCCCGCTCCCACCGGCTCGCACCCGGTCGCCACCGGCTCGACCGCTCCGGCCGCGCCCACCGCGCCCAC
Protein-coding regions in this window:
- a CDS encoding AAA family ATPase — encoded protein: MSVRRVVVTGGPGAGKTVLLDELARRGYPYAPESARTIIRERLARGLPPRPDPGEFAYEILGRDIEQYRAAGERSGRAGQGGPEREIYFFDRSILDALGMLDQLGLLSARERDRHLTEYPYHPRAFILPPWEAIYQVDSERDQTFAESVRVHDSLRQWYVRCGYEIVSVPPGPVADRCDLVLKALEPGIAPRRTR